A stretch of DNA from Toxotes jaculatrix isolate fToxJac2 chromosome 15, fToxJac2.pri, whole genome shotgun sequence:
TCCTCTTCCACTTTGATGCTCTGATGAACATCAGATTTCATGACACTTTGATGTATCAATGAACATTCATTTTAACAGTCTCTGTGATCAATGTGTCAACACTGCAAGttgcaacatgaaaacatggtgACAGTTAGTCAGTAGTGGCCATAACAGTTATATACCTCCATGCTGCTTTCTGCTAACTGTGTTTTCTGGGGCTTTAGTGAGTTTGAACGTGACACACcagaaataacaaacaaacaaagaatcATAGCACAACAGGTGTAGCACAGAAAGATGTTTGTCTActtgtttttaaaagatttcTCATTTACTCTGTCTGACTACATTCAGCAGTACACAGAGTCAGAGTGTGACGTACTGGGCTTTGGCCTTCTGACAAGATGGAAGTTGCCtatgggaggggaggaaggaaagagataaATCAGCTGTATGACAAAGAGTTTGAATCAGAAAGCTGCcagagctcagcagcttctcctctctctctgataaTGGAGGCCCTGGAAGAAGCTGAACTCTGCTTCCCCCAGCTCAACACCTCCTGCAGGAAGACGATGGAGCCTCAATTTGAGATCACGATCTCTTACGCTGTGCTGTCCTGCATCGCTCTGCTGACTGTGGTTCTtaacctgctggtcatcatctcTATCTCACACTTCAGGCAGAGATAAAACTTCTCCACATGGCAtaaaaagattttcattttcaggttcCAGCTAGATCCATGAAGAAGTGGCTTTGAGCTAGGAAACATAATGTTTCATTTAGGTCGCtaatcaaaacattttgattttttccttgttgttttatatttgcTACATGGCATATGCTGCTGAATCCACTTACCTGACATGAATAGTACATCGAACTAATATGTAATGTTGTGCTGCATTTAGCCATTGTAACTGCTAAGAAAACTTTTCAACAAATTCTACATATACCaatattttcagtgttgatattctctcatttcaggcagctccacaccaccaccaacctcctcctcctctctctggctgctgCAGACTTCCTTGTGGGTCTCCTGTTGATGCCATTTCTACTTCTCCACAACCAAAGCTGCTGGATCCTGGGTGACATTATATGTGTCGTGAATTACTTTTTAGGTTTCCTTGTTATCAGTGTGTCAGTAGGAAACATGGTTCTCATATCAGTTGACCGTTACATAGCAATCTGTGACCCCATGTTTTACTCCACCAAAGTTACTCTGAAAAGAGTTcaactctgtgtttgtctgtattgGACATTTTCTGCTGTCCACAGCACTTGGATACTCTGGGACGTCCTTGAACAACCGAGCAGGTATAACTCCTGTTATGGAGAATGTGTAGTCATAATTATTTTTGCTGAATATGTTGTTGATCTTGTTGTGACCTTTTTAGGCCCCATTGTTGTCATCATACTCTTGTATTTGAGAGTATTTGTGgtggctgtgtctcaggctcGTGCCATGCGCTCTCACATTGCAACCGTCACACTCCAGCGTTCAGAGACTGTAAAAGCTAAGAGATCTGAGATAAAAGCAGCCAGGACTCTTGGTATTGTAGTAGCTGTGTTTCTTCTGTGCTCCTGTCCATATGGTTGTCTCACTCTTGCAGCTGAGAACAACTTATTAGAGAAATCATTTCTAGGGCTTGGCATTTGGTTGGTGTATTTCAACTCCTGTTTAAACCCAGTGATCTATGTTTC
This window harbors:
- the LOC121194575 gene encoding trace amine-associated receptor 13c-like, with the translated sequence MEALEEAELCFPQLNTSCRKTMEPQFEITISYAVLSCIALLTVVLNLLVIISISHFRQLHTTTNLLLLSLAAADFLVGLLLMPFLLLHNQSCWILGDIICVVNYFLGFLVISVSVGNMVLISVDRYIAICDPMFYSTKVTLKRVQLCVCLYWTFSAVHSTWILWDVLEQPSRYNSCYGECVVIIIFAEYVVDLVVTFLGPIVVIILLYLRVFVVAVSQARAMRSHIATVTLQRSETVKAKRSEIKAARTLGIVVAVFLLCSCPYGCLTLAAENNLLEKSFLGLGIWLVYFNSCLNPVIYVSFYPWFRKAIKHITTLQILQPGSRDTSLQ